From the Paramormyrops kingsleyae isolate MSU_618 chromosome 7, PKINGS_0.4, whole genome shotgun sequence genome, one window contains:
- the LOC140592000 gene encoding uncharacterized protein, translated as MVKMRFSVLAYIGFILCSVFDEGYLRPSGTDADALQKRAVKSTVHHPASAQGSSGYQSLKVQQSSQASSNASASSDIELHGPLLNVELHDKSSHVEVDSNVHDLSAELPENVPPEALNIVASSVVMAPQSPVGLTGSRPENSSTPAPSTPAPSTPAPSTLPEALNVPSSVVMAPQSPVGLTGSRPENSSTPAPSTPAPSTPAPSTPAPSTPAPSTPAPSTPAPSTPAPSTPAPSTLPEALNVPSSVVMAPQSPVGLTGSRPENSSTPAPSTPAPSTPAPSTPAPSTPAPSTPAPSTPAPSTPPEALNVPSSVVMAPQSPVGLTGSRPENSSTPAPSTPAPSTPAPSTPAPSTPAPSTPAPSTPAASTPAPSTPAPSTLPEALNVPSSVVMAPQSPVGLTGSRPENSSTPAPSTPAPSTPAPSTPAPSTPAPSTPAPSTPAPSTPAPSTPPEALNVPSSVVMAPQSPVGLTGSRPENSSTPAPSTPAPSTPAPSTPAPSTPAPSTPAPSTPAPSTPAPSTPAPSTPAPSTPPAHNTPPEALNVPSSVVMAPQSPVSVTGSHPENGSTPAPSTPAPSTPAPSTPAPSTPAPSTPAPSTPHACP; from the exons ATGGTAAAAATGCGGTTTAGTGTGCTTGCGTATATTGGTTTCATTTTATGCTCTGTGTTTGATGAAG GGTATCTAAGGCCATCTGGCACAGATGCAGATGCTTTACAAAAACGGGCTGTGAAGTCAACAGTGCATCATCCTGCTTCTGCTCAAGGCTCTAGTGGCTACCAGAGTCTCAAAGTGCAGCAGTCCAGCCAAGCTTCATCAAACGCCTCAGCCAGCAGTGACATTGAGCTCCATGGGCCTCTACTGAATGTGGAGCTGCATGACAAGAGCAGCCATGTTGAAGTTGATAGTAACGTCCATGATCTCAGTGCTGAGCTTCCTGAAAACGTTCCACCCGAAGCTTTGAATATTGTAGCCTCTTCAGTAGTGATGGCCCCTCAGTCACCTGTTGGCTTAACAGGAAGCCGTCCTGAGAACAGCTcaacgcctgcccctagcacgcctgcccctagcacgcctgcccctagcacgctgCCTGAAGCTTTGAATGTACCATCTTCAGTAGTGATGGCCCCTCAGTCACCTGTTGGCTTAACAGGAAGCCGTCCTGAGAACAGCTcaacgcctgcccctagcacgcctgcccctagcacgcctgcccctagcacgcctgcccctagcacgcctgcccctagcacgcctgcccctagcacgcctgcccctagcacgcctgcccctagcacgcctgcccctagcacgctgCCTGAAGCTTTGAATGTACCATCTTCAGTAGTGATGGCCCCTCAGTCACCTGTTGGCTTAACAGGAAGCCGTCCTGAGAACAGCTcaacgcctgcccctagcacgcctgcccctagcacgcctgcccctagcacgcctgcccctagcacgcctgcccctagcacgcctgcccctagcacgcctgcccctagcacgccgcCTGAAGCTTTGAATGTACCATCTTCAGTAGTGATGGCCCCTCAGTCACCTGTTGGCTTAACAGGAAGCCGTCCTGAGAACAGCTcaacgcctgcccctagcacgcctgcccctagcacgcctgcccctagcacgcctgcccctagcacgcctgcccctagcacgcctgcccctagcacgcctgccgctagcacgcctgcccctagcacgcctgcccctagcacgctgCCTGAAGCTTTGAATGTACCATCTTCAGTAGTGATGGCCCCTCAGTCACCTGTTGGCTTAACAGGAAGCCGTCCTGAGAACAGCTcaacgcctgcccctagcacgcctgcccctagcacgcctgcccctagcacgcctgcccctagcacgcctgcccctagcacgcctgcccctagcacgcctgcccctagcacgcctgcccctagcacgccgcCTGAAGCTTTGAATGTACCATCATCAGTAGTGATGGCCCCTCAGTCACCTGTTGGCTTAACAGGAAGCCGTCCTGAGAACAGCTcaacgcctgcccctagcacgcctgcccctagcacgcctgcccctagcacgcctgcccctagcacgcctgcccctagcacgcctgcccctagcacgcctgcccctagcacgcctgcccctagcacgcctgcccctagcacgcctgcccctagcacgccgcCTGCCCATAACACTCCACCTGAAGCTTTGAATGTACCATCTTCAGTAGTGATGGCCCCTCAGTCACCTGTTAGCGTCACAGGAAGCCATCCTGAAAACGGCTcaacgcctgcccctagcacgcctgcccctagcacgcctgcccctagcacgcctgcccctagcacgcctgcccctagcacgcctgcccctagcacgcct cacgcctgcccctag